cagggcgaTCGCCCACATAGCATTGCGTTTAATGGAGcatgtaattttaaatgaccataacaaTTGAGCAAGTTATAAGTAACTGCACCATTAAACAGAATGTTACaagtgagcgagctgtctgaggtaagatggccgccaggtgaagatgttagagactccgccgtaacacatctagcctttattatacatagcCTATCTATGTTTTAAAccaatgacaatcgtttcactagataagacccttatgcctcgtttgggatgttaagagtcctttgaaactctgttgaaactgcaattttaaactgcattaaaacttttaCATGTTGggctccattaaagtccattaaaatgagaaaaagtcctgaaatgtttttctcaaaaaacataattgcttctcgactgaacaaagaaagacatcaacattttggatgacatggtggtgagtaaattatctggattttttttagaaaatggactaatcctttaagtgatagttcacccaaaaatgaaaattctgtcatcatttactcaccctcatgttgttacaaacatgtataattttttgttctgataaacagaaaggaagatattttgagaaatgtttgtaaccaaaccgttagtggaccccattcacttccatagtaggaaaaataatactatgcaAATActaagtaaatggggtccacaaatggtttaattacaaacatttctcaaaatatcttcctttgtgttcatcagaaaaacgAAATTGATacagagtgagtaaatgatgacagaattttcatttttgggtgaactacatCTTTAATACATTAATGTTCAGAAAATGCGAAGATGCAGTACCTGTTAGGGGAGCTCAATATATGACGTTACACTGCCATCTGCTGGAGACAGAgagtaaaagtattaatttCTCCTCTGAACggaaacagaaaacaaattaatttaaataaaagcttTAAAACTGATTTTCTTACATTGTGCTCCCTCTTGCTACAAGCAGACACAATATTTACACCATGATGGTTTTTACAAATTGGGTTATATACCTAATAAAATATGCTTTAAATTATACCTGAAAGTCAAAATGGTAATCTTTTTGATAGATTCCACATTAACTTGTTACTTTGAGCTTCAAATGCAGTCGAGGGGAACGCACAAGTTTGTAGTCTAAAACAAGTACCCTCCATAGTAAAACTACAAATCCCAGTGGCAAAACATAAAGCTGCACGAGGGGTGGGATTTGACGCCTTCTGTTGTCAGTCAAATCAAAACAGAATCAATATGAGAAATACTGCAGTACATGCAAAACGACGTATTCGTCTTACTGCAGATGACGTACATTTTATAATTCTGCCTGTCTATGAAAGGCTAAAACGCCATTTATTTACATGCTGGCTAGAAAAGCTGCGGAGTGGTTTTGTGGTTGCCTGTAAACAACATCCGAAAGTACGTATGTACAAAACCGTTGTCTTATCGTAATGAAGCCAAATAAAACATATGTAAAACACTAGTGGTTTTAACAAAGCCCATCCGCACTTCTTGCATCGCTACAACCTGTTAAGTAAAGTTGACTTTTAACGCAGGCGCCTACTTAGGgcacctataaaacagaaactagGGTAATCCCGCCCTAATGCTTCCCCCATTGGAGCGCTCCCAGAATATCAGTATCTAATTGGTTGTCTCAGCTGCTTATCGTGGCGTCATCAGGCGCTAAGAATATAAATGCCACCGCAAGCCCCATTCTTCACATCGAGACTGTGCAACCTATTAGCAAGTTCAGTCGAGTGCGCTTGCTAGtgaaaatttaaaattaataaatgtaaagaaGCTGAGCTTATTGTGATCCGTATTTCCACAAAGCCTTGTCGATATTCcaaaacattactttttagCATATCAATAAGCTTTATTTGGAAGGGGCGTGTCCTCTGAgtttattattttgattttgGACGTGATGTCAGCGGACAGCTGCGCGTGCTAGTGCTCGCGCGAACCTTGGCGCTGGAGTGCGGGATGCGCGAGGACAGCTGTCGGTCCACCGGTCAGACTGTTGTGGGGTTTTTTGTCCGCCGTTAATAAATACGAGAGTGCGAGGCAAGCAGTGGGACGTGTGCCTTTAAGAGAGGGCGGAGAGAGAGAAAGCTCGCGCCCCTGGCTGTGTGTGGAGCGTAATATTGATCCTGTTTAGGTACCTCTTTATTTTCTCTCATCTGTGTTATTTGTGTTAATCTAACTGTGTAATGTATTATTAATGAGTGACGTTTCATATGACGTATGCGTCATTACAGTAGTGTGTCGAGGACGTGTTCACTAAAGGGGAGTGACGTAGTTTTTAACGTTTAAGTTACTGTACTTACGTTACACACACTTGCACACAACACCAGTTTCCACGCTGTACTGTGCAGGTttcaatttataaatattatttattattgttttttttttagttttattaacttgTTAAAGTGTCCTAATATAAACAAACAGGTGTCTTATAGAAATTTCTATTATTTTAAACAGACTTTTTATAACGTGTAAAAGGCCTTTTGGATAAGATTGTGTAATCTTTATGACAATTAGACTGTACTTCTACTCGTCGTTGTATGTCTGATTTGTTTCTGGTAAATCCAATAACAAAATTCCCCTTAGGATCTTTACATTTGTCATCCGTTAGTTTTTTATTACTGTTATTTATAGGCAAGGAAATTAATTCACATGATTCGTTTGCTTTTATTTCAGCTTCACGTCCTCTTCAATGGCAGCCTGAAAAATGATAGAGATGTCCGTTGACAAAGAAACTGTATTATCATGTGAGGGGAAAACAGACCCTCCTTCCCATCAGCACCCTGAACTCTCTGGAAATGATACCATCGTCCTCCATTCACCCATAAAGACGACCGACTCACACCTTTGCAAAGAGGACCGTAAAGAAACAGGAAGTGAGACATCACACGAGCACAAAGAGAGAACTGCAGGTAGCAAAGTGGAGAATGAAAGTGGCTTGCTCGAGACTAATTTGTCTACGCAGGCCCAAAATGATACCCAGCAGTTCAAAACCCAACCGCAGAGAATCAATAAGCGGCGCAACACTATGAGCGCCGGATTCAAGTACCCCGGTTTCGGTAAACGCCGCCGCCGTGCCAATTCGGAGAGCAGCTCAGTCTTACCGACAAACTTCCTGCTGGGCGGGAACATTTTTGACCCACTCAACCTTAACAGCCTTTTGGACGAAGAGGTGAACCGGGCACTTAATGCAGAGACGCCCAAGTCCTCGCCACTGCCGGCCAAAAGCAGAGACCCTGTGGAGATCCTGATACCCAGAGACATCACAGACCCCCTCAACCTTAACTGCCCAAGTGCAGGAGACAGAAGTTTTATGGTGTCTCCCCTTAAAAGTGGTGGTGGTGGCAGGCGAAGACATCGAAACAAGCACCATGGAGCAGGTGCGGGAGGAGGTGCACGAGGTTTGGGTGAAGCGGCCATAACACAGACTGAACTAACAGAGTCGAATGGCTCCTCGGCTGTACAAGCTGATAGAGCCGCATCAGTGCCCATGTCATGTTTGGATTCAGGCACTGAGGTGGACAGCCATGTCCCTGAGGTCCTGAAAGAGGACCAAATGCCATTGAGCTCCACTCTTGAGTCTCTGGGTTTAAACCAGCCTGATTCAAATACTAGTGGGAATGATGAGAAAGACAAAAGGCCTAGCGTGCCACCTGGCATCGACACCAACCTTTCATCAAAGAGGCCACGCAGACGCAAGCGTGCCGGGAGCAGAATGGAAATTTCAGACGGTTCACATGTGGCAAGAAACTATTCTCAGCCCTTTCACCCCACAGGAACGGGTTGTGAAGGTCCTAGCAGGCCGCAACAACATCCAAGCCATTGCAGGTCACAGTGCAATGACaagcagcagcagcagagaaagaAATTTCAGTATGGCAACTACAACAAATACTATGGATATCGGAATCCAGGGCTGAGTGAAGATCCTCGAATCCGGGTGTTGAAACCAGCGTGGTTCCAAGGGAAGGCCGTGTTAGATTTGGGTTGCAACACTGGACACCTAACTCTGTCCATCGCCAAAAACTGGCGACCGGCGCGAATCGTGGGTCTGGATATTGACGGAGAGCTGATACACGCCGCCCGACAGAACATACGCCATTACCTGTCTGAAGTACATGTGCAGCAGGCCCGACGTTCAGGGGAAAATGGAGAGAGGAATGCAGAAGAtgtgaaagagagaaaagaggAGGATTGTGTAGGAAATGAGAGAGCTGGAGAGAAGATCGCTGTGGATGAAATAAACACATGCATGGCTGAAGTCCCTAAAGAAAAGGAAGGCAGGTGGAAGAATAAAGCGAATGATCCAGAGCATAAATCCACAGATGACAATCAGGAACGAGAGGATCGGAAAATGGAAGACGGGGCATGTGTGGGTCTCCCTGATGGGAAAAATTCATTCCCAGTGTCGCTCAGGATCTCAAGAGGACCCATAGCTGCCCCTCCTTTGCCTGACACGAGCACAAACAATCTACCACCTGGAGATTTCCCTGCCAACATCACCTTTGTTAAGGTAAGACTGAAGGAAGATTTTTGCTCTAGTTAATCGCAATTCACATTTATTGATCAAGCATTTTGtgtttaaagtaaaccataCAGTGCGATATCAAGTATGCACAAAATGCAATGACACAGTATACATTATACAATAAATATGCATCTTATAATATTTATACAGTACATGCAGGGTGTGTAATTGTGTAGTGACTAACGAACTTAAAAGCTACCTGTGCAATAAATGCACTCATTACGCAACAGATGCATGCGGGTCTATCATCCATTGTAGAAGCTGAACTctataaagtatgtttttattacagcACAGAAGTGTGCCAAGAAGTAAAACTAAGCACTATTATATAACTTAGTAGAGAGAAAAATATCACTCAGGGGCACATCTGGTACTCACAAACATAACTATGGGTGCTCCAGAAGGGGAACAATATTCCAAAAATGATAAGTGGATACTGATAGAAACAAAATCCACATCCAGGCACTTGCAAGGTTGTATGAAAGTAAAAAGCCTTTATAGTTAAGACAATCGTTTCAACTTTGCGAGTGCTTgtatgtggattttttttttattattagtgtCCACTTATCATTCTTGGACTATTATATAACTCTTCTGTCTTTAAGTAAAGTTCTGTAGGTAACCAAGAATTACTTTATAGCGAAGTGAAAATAAACTTTGGTGGTCAAGATTTTTTGTAAAGTTAAACTCTGTTTGATCTACTTCAACCTCCTGCGTAACTCTATTTTAAAAGTGCTGgataatgtaaaactgtatttgcCTAGGCATAGATAAATAACAAGAgatctgtacatggtaatgacatatcgtgagcctcaaacacgattgtttcctcctcatgtaaaccttgtgcatgcaaaagacagctggacaacataacaccaactgtgacgttacagtcaagATGTACGCATCTCGCACCACACGCATCCTAATGTGTGCTTCAGTTATTTTTtagtctgataaaaatgcttatttaaaagaatacatgtcagacgcacttggagggttttccatctgaactcttcatatgtagCGCTGCTTTTTATTGGTGAGATTCATGAGATTGTAAGGGTGGGTGTATGTTTATATGCAAATATATCTAGTTTACTTATaaaattgttgtttttgtaacTTGTTAAGGGGAATTACGTGCTGGAAAGTGACTTGTTGCTTCAGACGCAAAAGGAAGAATATGacgtgatcctgtgtttaagtGTGACTAAATGGGTCCACCTGAACTGGGGTGATGCAGGACTCAAACGGCTCTTTCACAGGGTTTACAGACACCTGAGACCAGGAGGACTTTTCATCTTAGAGCCTCAGCCATGGAACTCTTACGGCAGGAGAAAGAAACTCACTGTATGTGTGGTAATAACATCCATATCGAATGATGCAATCAAAAGTGGTCAGCTGATATGTTTGACCTTTATGAACACacatctcaaatgtgttttcatTGTGGGAGGGTCATCACTAACTTGCACTTAACATTCATGCTTATTGATGTCAGGCATATTGAAAATGCGTTGTGCATGTATTTGCatccttttttttaaaggggccatggcatgaaaatctggcttgttccatgtttaagtgctacgattgggtccccagtgcttctatcaacctagaaaatgtgaaaaagatcatcCCAGTAActtggtttaccaaaactttctctacaagcacatgaaaaaataggtagttgaaatttggctctccttatgatgtcataaggagctcttattattataataataccacccctcaatctgcactatccaaccagagaaaagcacaattgagttttaattgcaacaaaccaccatcattgtgatcagtgtttgaatttcatccgctcatttgcattttaaaggacacacccaaaacagcacacacctacaaaatgacaaatttaacatgctataaacaattatttatatggtattttgagctaaaacttcacatacgtgcTCTggtgacaccaaagatttatttgacatcttaaaaaaatcttgtgccatggcccctttgaTGTTGtccataaaaacacaaacacatgaaGGGCTGCCTTTAGATATACATTTGCATTTGGCAAATTAAAAATAGTGCACAATGTCTCATTTTAAGTCAATCATCATTTTAAGATAAATCCTTTGTTGCcaaataaattcaaaatattacgtttttttaattttatttttaggagGTCATCTATAAGAACTACCACAGCATCCGATTTAGGCCGGATCAGTTCTCTTGCTATCTGACTACTGAGGTTGGCTTCACCAGTTATGAGCTCATCGGAAATTCACAGAGTTTATCTAGAGGTCAGAGCTTTGAAATACTTCTGAAATGATATTGtcattttataattaaattgttgcattttataacTATTCTGCATTTCACTTTTTCTTTTGTCTCAGGTTTTCagagaccaatctacctttttCACAAAGGACCCTCACGTCAGAAGTGATAGCACCAGTTTGGACCACCAGACCAGAAAATTCAAGACTTTGATATGGAAAGCAACCAGCATTTAAAGCCTCTGTAACTTTTGAGCATTTTTCATATTTCTTTGAAATTGATACAAGACTAAAACTGAATTTGACACTTTCAATATTCGGAATAATTGGTGCTAAATTTAAATTTCGCTCTCCGGctattaaaatgcaaaaaacctCTGATGTTTCCAGTGAAGATCTACACCAATGAACCTACAGAGATGTCAGCAGGTGTTACTGGTTTCTCTCAAACAACAGTCCAGTGCTGGAAAAGAAATCAATTTGCGTCAAGTAATTTTCTTAATGTTCGTAAatacaaattaattattttgGAATGAAAGGAATAATGTTGAAATTCCCAAAAGTGAAATCTCAAGAAATGCTGTCTTTCaagcacacaaaaaataaatgtatacattctTCTTATGATCTTTAGAGATTGAGGATTTGAAATGTTTGGTTATATTTGCAAGatgtatattatttgttttgagtttttttGTTCAAAAGGAAATATTAGAGTCTGTTCACCAAAATGTTCACGTGAAGCTC
The sequence above is drawn from the Misgurnus anguillicaudatus chromosome 22, ASM2758022v2, whole genome shotgun sequence genome and encodes:
- the mepcea gene encoding 7SK snRNA methylphosphate capping enzyme; the encoded protein is MIEMSVDKETVLSCEGKTDPPSHQHPELSGNDTIVLHSPIKTTDSHLCKEDRKETGSETSHEHKERTAGSKVENESGLLETNLSTQAQNDTQQFKTQPQRINKRRNTMSAGFKYPGFGKRRRRANSESSSVLPTNFLLGGNIFDPLNLNSLLDEEVNRALNAETPKSSPLPAKSRDPVEILIPRDITDPLNLNCPSAGDRSFMVSPLKSGGGGRRRHRNKHHGAGAGGGARGLGEAAITQTELTESNGSSAVQADRAASVPMSCLDSGTEVDSHVPEVLKEDQMPLSSTLESLGLNQPDSNTSGNDEKDKRPSVPPGIDTNLSSKRPRRRKRAGSRMEISDGSHVARNYSQPFHPTGTGCEGPSRPQQHPSHCRSQCNDKQQQQRKKFQYGNYNKYYGYRNPGLSEDPRIRVLKPAWFQGKAVLDLGCNTGHLTLSIAKNWRPARIVGLDIDGELIHAARQNIRHYLSEVHVQQARRSGENGERNAEDVKERKEEDCVGNERAGEKIAVDEINTCMAEVPKEKEGRWKNKANDPEHKSTDDNQEREDRKMEDGACVGLPDGKNSFPVSLRISRGPIAAPPLPDTSTNNLPPGDFPANITFVKGNYVLESDLLLQTQKEEYDVILCLSVTKWVHLNWGDAGLKRLFHRVYRHLRPGGLFILEPQPWNSYGRRKKLTEVIYKNYHSIRFRPDQFSCYLTTEVGFTSYELIGNSQSLSRGFQRPIYLFHKGPSRQK